DNA from Mesorhizobium sp. DCY119:
TCCGCCAAAGATCCGTCATACTCCAAGGTATTGCCATATCCGATCACAGCCAAAGAGAGCGCCCCGAGTGTCGAGGCGATTCCGCCCCCGCAATAGGTGATCACTCGCTCGCCCTCTAATGGAGTAACTGCACGAAAGCGGGATCGCAACTCCTCGGCCGGCAGGAGAGTATTGTCCTTCTCGTCGATGAGCGTGTCGAAGGGCAGGTTGACGCTGCCGGGGATATGTCCGGCTCGACTGCGGACCGAAATGATCCCGGCAAAATCATCGGGTTGAAGCAGGCAGATCAGGGTACCCTCGGTGCGTCGGGCGACCAGATCGAGAACGTCGGCACGACTGGCATAAGGGCCGGGCGTCCCCTTGTTCCGGTAAGTCGTCCTGGGATAGGGCGCTATTCCGGTTTCCAGAGTTCCACCCAGCGCCCGATACCGTCGCAACCCACCGTCCAGTACGCTGACCCTCCCGTGGCCAAGGGTTCGGAAGACCCA
Protein-coding regions in this window:
- a CDS encoding sulfurtransferase; this encodes MNERPPLVTVEWLRENRDDPSLVLLDASVWLDRAPEGQIRGEFRSGLDQYITSGHIPGARFADLFTEFSDAEAAHPFTLPRREQFEAAAGRLGITPESHVVIYDAIKGQWAARLWWVFRTLGHGRVSVLDGGLRRYRALGGTLETGIAPYPRTTYRNKGTPGPYASRADVLDLVARRTEGTLICLLQPDDFAGIISVRSRAGHIPGSVNLPFDTLIDEKDNTLLPAEELRSRFRAVTPLEGERVITYCGGGIASTLGALSLAVIGYGNTLEYDGSLADWLSDPELPLVTGR